In Argonema galeatum A003/A1, the genomic stretch CCCAGTCCAGTTACACCGCTACTTGTTTGTCGTACTGCTGTCTCTAACAGTCGCCTTGGCAACCAAAGCGATCGGCATTTTACTGGTGAATGCTTTTCTAGTAATCCCAGCTTCTGCTGCTAAATTGCTGAGTAACCAATTTAACCGCTTTCTAGCACTCTCTGCGATTATAGGTATCGTCAGCAGCATTATCGGCATACTGTTGTCCGGTATTTTCAACTGGGCTTCTGGCCCCAGTATCGTTTTAGTTCAGTTTTTCGTGTTCTTAGCCGTTACTGGCTTGATTAAGCTCAAAATATGGGCTACCTGAAACTGCTTAGTAGGGTGGACAATGCCCACCCTACATTCCTTTAGCAGCCACAACCGTGATGACCGCAGCCTGTGCGATCGGTGTGACCGTTTGCACAAGCGTCGCTGCAATAGTACTTGCCATCTTTTTGCACTGCGTCGCTGATTGAGACATTGCAAAGGCAAGGCTCACAAGCACATTTCATTGAGGTTACGGTAGTCATAAGATGTTTTCTCGCGATCGATTCTTTTCTCACTATAACGTATGAACAGATATTCAGATATATTTTAATAAATCTTCAAGAATTGCTGGAGAGTGGGCCAAAAATCTTTGACCTCATCCAAGCGCAAACCGCTATAAAATTATTTTGTCAATCTTCCTCATAAGGGCTTGCCAAAACCCCGATAAGTTTGCTATATTGTTTAAGCGCTGAAAAAACAGCTTGCCGGGATAGCTCAGTTGGTAGAGCAGAGGACTGAAAATCCTCGTGTCCGGAGTTCAAATCTCCGTCCTGGCATCAAACTTATACAAACACAAATACCTTAACTTGCCTTTCAACCCATCCCTAGTTGGGATGGTGGTTGAAACTTGCCCTTTCTACTCGTGTGATACTATATTCTATTTTTTTGGGTAAATTAGAGATTAAGGAGTTGCGATCGCACTGTAGGGTGTGTTAGCGATAGCGTAACGCACCAACCAATATGACAATACAATAAATAATTTAAGAATAATTTAATTTCACCCTAACTAGCTCCCTATGCCTAATTATCGAAGACCTAATGTTTCTGGAGGTACATATTTCATCACACAAGTCACTTATCAAAGAGATTCTTGGCTTTGTAGTGACATAGGGAGAAAAGCTCTCCGAGAAGCAATAAAAAAAGTAAAGGAAAAATATCCTTTTTGTATTGATGCTTTTGTTTTATTACCCGATCATTTCCATTGTTTGTGGACTTTACCCCCTGATGATAAGGATTTGTCGGTGAGATTGCGCTTAATTAAAACTTATGTTACCAAACATTATGGACAAGCATTAGGGGTTAATCGAGCCGTTTCTCAATCACGACAAAAGCGAGGAGAAAGTAATCTTTGGCAACGTCGCT encodes the following:
- a CDS encoding metallothionein, translating into MTTVTSMKCACEPCLCNVSISDAVQKDGKYYCSDACANGHTDRTGCGHHGCGC
- a CDS encoding REP-associated tyrosine transposase, with amino-acid sequence MPNYRRPNVSGGTYFITQVTYQRDSWLCSDIGRKALREAIKKVKEKYPFCIDAFVLLPDHFHCLWTLPPDDKDLSVRLRLIKTYVTKHYGQALGVNRAVSQSRQKRGESNLWQRRFWDHLIRDERDFALHCDYIHDNPVRHGLCENPKDWQYSSIHRFIAQGIYPPDWGKDGRKEKPQGSWDD